The following proteins are co-located in the Gossypium hirsutum isolate 1008001.06 chromosome A02, Gossypium_hirsutum_v2.1, whole genome shotgun sequence genome:
- the LOC121212665 gene encoding uncharacterized protein: protein MGNCMEASNKRQMKEEEEEEEIKKENSTGKSRVKVKVVLTKEELELFMVKLKKNHGGGKRFGDLLEEIKKARCGNKHHSWRPSLESIKED from the coding sequence atggggaATTGCATGGAGGCTTCAAATAAAAGacagatgaaggaagaagaagaagaagaagaaataaagaagGAAAACAGTACTGGGAAATCCAGAGTGAAAGTGAAGGTAGTGTTGACGAAAGAGGAGCTAGAGTTATTTATGGTGAAGCTGAAGAAGAATCATGGTGGAGGGAAGAGATTTGGGGATCTTTTAGAGGAAATAAAGAAAGCAAGATGTGGAAATAAACATCATTCTTGGCGACCTTCATTGGAGAGTATCAAGGAAGATTAG